A stretch of Ipomoea triloba cultivar NCNSP0323 chromosome 13, ASM357664v1 DNA encodes these proteins:
- the LOC116002516 gene encoding monothiol glutaredoxin-S2-like: MESSVLRMAREKPVVIFSKSSCCMSYSIKSLFSDLDVYPAVYELDEIPRGREIEQALSRMGCNPTVPAVFVGGELVGGENKVMSLHLQGHLTPMLKRAGARWV, encoded by the coding sequence ATGGAGAGCAGTGTGCTAAGAATGGCTCGAGAGAAGCCGGTGGTGATTTTCAGCAAGAGCTCTTGCTGCATGAGCTACAGCATCAAGTCCCTTTTCTCCGACCTCGACGTTTACCCGGCGGTGTACGAGCTCGACGAGATCCCGAGGGGGCGTGAGATCGAGCAGGCGCTGTCCAGGATGGGGTGCAACCCCACTGTTCCCGCGGTGTTTGTGGGCGGCGAGTTGGTCGGCGGGGAAAATAAAGTCATGAGTCTTCACCTCCAAGGCCATTTAACGCCAATGCTCAAAAGGGCAGGAGCTCGATGGGtttaa
- the LOC116002764 gene encoding monothiol glutaredoxin-S2-like, with protein sequence MESVRRMVSEKPVVIFSKSSCCMSYSIKSLFSDLAVYPAVHELDEIPRGREIEQFLSRIGCNPTVPAVFIGGELVGGENEVIGLHLQGSLKPMLKKAGAIWV encoded by the coding sequence atggagAGTGTACGAAGAATGGTGAGCGAGAAGCCAGTGGTGATATTTAGCAAGAGCTCCTGCTGCATGAGCTATAGCATCAAGTCCCTATTCTCCGACCTGGCGGTGTACCCGGCGGTCCACGAGCTGGACGAGATCCCGAGAGGCCGGGAAATCGAGCAGTTCTTGTCCAGGATCGGCTGCAACCCAACTGTTCCGGCGGTGTTTATCGGCGGCGAGTTGGTGGGGGGAGAAAATGAGGTTATCGGTCTTCACCTTCAAGGCTCTTTAAAGCCAATGCTTAAAAAGGCAGGAGCCATATGGGTGTAA